One Polypterus senegalus isolate Bchr_013 chromosome 10, ASM1683550v1, whole genome shotgun sequence DNA segment encodes these proteins:
- the nrd1a gene encoding nardilysin — protein MMPGSGKARNPCGVCVRPSTPDPLDEAGRPAAEGSDMGAAGGPGAGDAEIVKSPSDPKQYRYIELDNGLKALLISDMSTLDGQPASSGDDGDSEEEGSDSEEEDSEGDSGEGTEEESEEEQEERDSDFEDLDDDSSATKKKSGCAEKQSAAALCIGVGSFSDPDDLPGLAHFLEHMVFMGSEKYPAENGFDAFLKKHGGSDNASTDCERTIFQFDVQRKYFKEALDRWAQFFICPLMIKDAVDREVEAVDSEYQLARPSDSHRKEMLFGSLAKAGHPMGKFYWGNADTLKLQPREKNIDTYSCLRDFWKRHYSAHYMTLAVQSKENLDTLELWVREIFSKIPNNGLPKPDFSHLLDPFDTPLFNKLYRVVPVRKIHSLTISWALPPQQQHYRVKPLHYISWLIGHEGTGSILSVLRKKCWAVALYGGNSETGFDQNDTYSVFDISVTLTNEGYQNFYHVADLVFQYLRMLQKLGPQQRIYEEIQKIESNEFRYQEQTDPIDYVENLCENMQLFPKADFLTGDQLMFEYRPKVISAALNLLVPSKASFLLLSPNHQGHCDRTERWFGTQYSEEEIEEPWRERWAGDFDLNPELHLPAKNKFIATDFNLKTPDCPDTEYPVKIASSDKGCLWYRKDKKFKIPRAYVRFHLISPLIQQSPEK, from the exons GTACATTGAGCTGGACAATGGTCTGAAAGCACTGCTGATTTCAGATATGAGCACCTTGGATGGCCAACCAGCCAGCTCTGGGGATGATGGAGACTCTGAGGAGGAAGGTAGCGATAGTGAAGAGGAAGATAGTgaaggagactctggagagggcaCCGAAGAGGAGTCTGAGGAAGAGCAGGAGGAGCGAGACAGCGATTTTGAAGATCTGGATGATGACTCCAGTGCCACGAAGAAGAAGAGCGGCTGTGCAGAAAAGCAG TCTGCAGCCGCCCTGTGCATTGGTGTTGGAAGCTTCAGTGACCCCGATGACTTGCCCGGATTGGCGCATTTCCTGGAGCATA TGGTATTCATGGGTAGTGAGAAGTACCCGGCAGAGAATGGCTTTGACGCCTTCTTGAAGAAGCATGGTGGCAGTGACAACGCTTCCACAGACTGTGAGAGGACTATCTTTCAGTTTGATGTGCAGAGGAAATACTTCAAGGAAGCCTTGGACAG GTGGGCTCAATTTTTTATCTGTCCACTTATGATCAAGGATGCAGTGGATCGGGAGGTGGAGGCTGTAGATAGTG AGTACCAACTTGCGCGACCATCTGATTCTCACAGGAAGGAGATGCTTTTCGGAAGCCTTGCCAAAGCTGGGCACCCAATGGGAAAGTTTTACTGGG GTAATGCTGACACTCTGAAACTGCAGCCTCGAGAGAAGAACATTGATACTTACAGTTGCCTGCGGGATTTTTGGAAGAGACACTACTCCGCTCATTACATGACGCTGGCAGTGCAGTCCAAAG AAAACCTGGATACCCTAGAGCTCTGGGTCAGAGAGATCTTCAGCAAGATACCCAACAA TGGGTTACCCAAACCAGACTTTTCTCATCTGTTGGATCCTTTTGACACCCCACTATTTAACAAGCTCTACAGAG TTGTGCCTGTTCGGAAGATTCACTCGCTCACCATCTCCTGGGCTCTACCCCCACAGCAGCAACATTACAG GGTAAAGCCTCTGCACTACATCTCCTGGTTGATCGGCCATGAGGGCACTGGAAGCATCCTGTCTGTGCTGCGGAAAAA ATGCTGGGCTGTCGCACTTTATGGAGGGAACAGTGAAACGGGCTTTGATCAGAATGACACCTATTCTGTTTTTGACATTTCCGTTACATTGACCAATGAGGGATACCAGAACTTCTACCAT GTGGCTGACCTGGTGTTCCAGTACCTCAGGATGCTTCAGAAATTGGGCCCACAGCAGAG GATATATGAGGAAATTCAGAAGATTGAGAGCAATGAATTCCGCTATCAGGAGCAG acagACCCCATTGACTACGTAGAGAACCTCTGTGAGAACATGCAGCTCTTCCCCAAAGCGGACTTTCTAACTGGAGACCAGCTGATGTTCGAGTACAGGCCGAAG GTGATCTCCGCAGCTCTTAACCTCCTTGTGCCCAGCAAAGCCAGCTTCCTGCTGCTGTCCCCCAATCACCAGGGGCACTGCGACCGGACAGAACGCTGGTTTGGCACTCAGTATAGCGAGGAAG AAATTGAGGAGCCCTGGAGAGAGCGGTGGGCGGGTGACTTTGACTTGAACCCTGAACTGCACCTCCCTGCAAAGAATAAATTTATTG CCACTGACTTCAACTTGAAGACCCCCGACTGCCCGGACACGGAGTATCCTGTGAAAATCGCCAGCAGTGATAAAGGCTGCCTGTGGTACAGGAAGGACAAGAAGTTCAAAATCCCACGAG CTTACGTTCGCTTCCACCTCATCTCTCCGCTCATCCAGCAGTCGCCAGAGAAGTAA